Proteins encoded in a region of the Drosophila sechellia strain sech25 chromosome 2L, ASM438219v1, whole genome shotgun sequence genome:
- the LOC6613572 gene encoding protein slowmo, translated as MKIWTSEHIFNHPWETVTQAAWRKYPNPMTPSIIGTDVVERRVVDGVLHTHRLVQSKWYFPKWTHALIGTAKTCFASERSTVDPERKQMVLKTNNLTFCRNISVDEVLYYEPHPSDASKTLLKQEATVTVFGVPLSHYMEDLLTSTISTNAGKGRQGLEWVIGLINTEVKGIARGTDELLHNTRRSIDEVTESARKSMDEISAQAAKAAKAMHIT; from the coding sequence ATGAAAATCTGGACATCGGAGCACATATTCAACCACCCGTGGGAGACGGTCACGCAGGCGGCGTGGCGCAAGTACCCCAATCCGATGACGCCCTCCATCATTGGCACGGACGTGGTCGAGCGCCGTGTGGTGGACGGCGTCCTGCACACGCACCGCCTGGTGCAGTCCAAGTGGTACTTCCCCAAGTGGACGCACGCGCTGATCGGCACGGCCAAGACTTGTTTCGCCAGCGAACGCTCCACGGTAGACCCGGAGCGCAAACAGATGGTACTGAAGACAAACAACCTTACCTTCTGCCGCAACATCAGCGTGGACGAGGTGCTCTACTATGAGCCGCATCCGTCGGATGCCAGCAAGACGCTGCTCAAGCAGGAGGCCACCGTGACCGTCTTCGGTGTGCCGCTGTCCCACTACATGGAGGACCTGCTCACCTCGACCATTAGCACAAATGCCGGCAAGGGACGCCAGGGCCTGGAGTGGGTGATCGGTCTGATCAACACGGAGGTCAAGGGCATCGCCCGCGGCACCGACGAACTTCTGCACAACACACGGCGCTCCATCGACGAGGTGACGGAGAGCGCGCGGAAGAGCATGGACGAGATCAGCGCGCAGGCCGCCAAGGCGGCGAAGGCGATGCACATTACGTAG
- the LOC6613573 gene encoding uncharacterized protein LOC6613573 isoform X2, which translates to MSYLLTEIALEMLGYKFYDTNGTFHLTNFQNNSTLSETHPDEPSLQEFIEYTNEEPKQEPQQQEPHTQAVQEEAYLDAPTIPEIRFARRTPAKALAKIMDYESEKIVNQINTRLERSVSRRAAANSHEQLAEIVNEERKLIEADAEVIHDFRELVQSRLQRLDKRPYEKYVRTFGPDY; encoded by the coding sequence ATGTCGTACTTACTCACGGAAATCGCGCTGGAGATGCTGGGCTACAAGTTTTACGACACCAATGGCACATTCCACCTCACCAACTTTCAAAACAACTCCACGCTCAGCGAAACGCATCCCGATGAGCCCTCGCTGCAGGAGTTCATTGAGTATACAAATGAGGAGCCGAAGCAGGAGCCGCAACAGCAGGAACCGCACACGCAGGCTGTGCAGGAGGAGGCGTACCTGGATGCCCCCACCATACCCGAAATACGCTTTGCACGGCGCACTCCGGCCAAGGCGCTGGCCAAGATAATGGACTACGAGAGCGAGAAGATAGTTAACCAGATCAACACTCGTCTGGAGCGCTCAGTGTCACGTCGGGCGGCGGCTAACAGCCACGAGCAGCTGGCCGAGATTGTCAACGAGGAGAGGAAGCTAATTGAGGCGGATGCCGAGGTTATTCACGACTTTCGCGAGCTCGTGCAGAGCCGACTGCAGCGATTGGACAAGCGGCCCTACGAAAAATACGTACGCACCTTTGGGCCAGATTATTAA
- the LOC6613574 gene encoding sesquipedalian-1, producing MKINEKNLYVFARTPPFDMEGFLNKRGEVNKAFQRRYFVLKGNLLFYFESRVDKEPLGLIIVEGCTIELSNEVDNYCFEIAFNGNRTYILAADNQESMETWMKALTCAGYEYKRIILAELKRQLQEMEDARNKMLGSALDGPQSASESAKPRPPPRRTNPFNRPAPPPPDSSLRGGVVMSPLPFINGYFGSSNARLQQEKLMSKQDANGNGSPSGTPRAQRRPTPAPAIANSVFYPEARDPGAANNNHSTVSGAERQGRQVKALEEFARNHERFRRELMQDVSAYRERQGQPLIQL from the exons ATGAAGATCAACGAGAAGAACCTGTACGTGTTCGCTAGAACGCCGCCCTTCGACATGGAAG GTTTCCTCAACAAACGGGGCGAGGTCAACAAGGCCTTCCAGCGACGCTACTTCGTGCTGAAGGGTAACCTGCTCTTCTACTTCGAGTCGAGGGTGGACAAGGAGCCCCTGGGGCTCATCATCGTCGAGGGCTGCACCATTGAGCTGTCCAACGAGGTGGACAATTACTGCTTCGAGATCGCCTTCAACGGCAATCGCACCTACATCCTCGCCGCCGACAATCAAGAGAGCATGGAGACGTGGATGAAGGCGCTTACCTGCGCCGGCTACGAGTACAAGCGCATTATCCTGGCTGAGTTAAAACGCCAGCTGCAAGAGATGGAGGACGCGAGAAACA AGATGCTTGGCAGCGCCTTGGACGGACCGCAAAGTGCCTCGGAGAGTGCGAAGCCTAGACCGCCGCCCAGGCGGACGAATCCATTCAACAGACCCGCTCCTCCTCCGCCAGACAGTTCACTGAGGGGCGGAGTAGTCATGTCGCCCCTGCCATTTATCAACGGATACTTCGGATCGAGCAACGCGCGCCTGCAGCAGGAGAAGCTAATGAGCAAGCAAG ACgcaaacggaaacggaagccCCAGCGGAACGCCCAGGGCTCAGCGCCGTCCCACGCCCGCTCCTGCCATCGCGAACAGCGTCTTCTATCCCGAAGCCCGGGATCCGGGAGCGGCCAACAATAATCACAGCACCGTCAGCGGTGCCGAGCGCCAGGGTCGTCAGGTCAAAGCACTGGAGGAGTTCGCACGCAACCACGAGCGCTTTCGCAGGGAACTGATGCAGGATGTGTCCGCTTACCGCGAGCGCCAGGGTCAACCGCTCATCCAGTTGTGA
- the LOC6613573 gene encoding uncharacterized protein LOC6613573 isoform X1, translating to MSYLLTEIALEMLGYKFYDTNGTFHLTNFQNNSTLSETHPDEPSLQEFIEYTNEEPKQEPQQQEPHTQAVQEEAYLDAPTIPEIRFARRTPAKALAKIMDYESEKIVNQINTRLERSVSRRAAANSHEQLAEIVNEERKLIEADAEVIHDFRELVQSRLQRLDKRPYEKYGACSTFSFSYCASVSTLAHVLPSDSPVYRIHCHL from the exons ATGTCGTACTTACTCACGGAAATCGCGCTGGAGATGCTGGGCTACAAGTTTTACGACACCAATGGCACATTCCACCTCACCAACTTTCAAAACAACTCCACGCTCAGCGAAACGCATCCCGATGAGCCCTCGCTGCAGGAGTTCATTGAGTATACAAATGAGGAGCCGAAGCAGGAGCCGCAACAGCAGGAACCGCACACGCAGGCTGTGCAGGAGGAGGCGTACCTGGATGCCCCCACCATACCCGAAATACGCTTTGCACGGCGCACTCCGGCCAAGGCGCTGGCCAAGATAATGGACTACGAGAGCGAGAAGATAGTTAACCAGATCAACACTCGTCTGGAGCGCTCAGTGTCACGTCGGGCGGCGGCTAACAGCCACGAGCAGCTGGCCGAGATTGTCAACGAGGAGAGGAAGCTAATTGAGGCGGATGCCGAGGTTATTCACGACTTTCGCGAGCTCGTGCAGAGCCGACTGCAGCGATTGGACAAGCGGCCCTACGAAAAATAC GGTGCCTGCAGCACTTTCTCTTTCTCTTACTGCGCCAGTGTGTCCACCCTAGCCCATGTGCTGCCCAGCGATAGCCCCGTCTATCGGATCCACTGTCATCTCTAG